Within the Candidatus Atribacteria bacterium ADurb.Bin276 genome, the region GTAAGAAAGCGGTTTATAGAAATCGAATTCGGAGAAGGCTCAAGGAAGGTTTTAGGGTATATTTTTACCCTTTTCTGTGTGACTCAACTTATGATTTAATTTTAATGAGTGACGAAAGACTCATAAATGCTGATTTCCGTGAAATTATTCGATGGATGAGAGAATTGCTCGAGAAGTCAAGCGTAGCGAATGGAGCTGTTTTTGGTAGTGAAAATTAGGGATTTTTTAGTAAATGTTATTGACAGGATTCTCAATTTTTACCAAATATTTATATCTCCATCATTACCTTCAAGTTGCCGCTTTGAGCCAACCTGTTCTCAGTATGCACGTGACGCTATTCGGAAATACGGAGTTTTAAAAGGCGGGATAATGGCACTATGGAGAATATTGCGGTGTCATCCTTATTCCCGTGGTGGTTATGACCCAGTTCAATAAAAATAGGTGATAAAACTATGTGGACTCAGATTTGGAATGGATTAGCAGCTGCAATGGAATGGATCCTACGATTATTTTATGGATGGACCCATAATTATGGAATTTCAATAATTCTTTTAACTGCTGTTATTCGTATAGCTCTTTATCCAGTGATTCATAAACAAAATTTGTCAACAAGAGCCATGCAGGAGTTGCAACCAGAAATAAAGAAACTGCAGGAGAAACATAAAAGTGATCCTCAAAAACTAAATCAAGAAATAATGAGCCTTTATAAAGAAAAAGGAGTCAGTCCTTTGGGGGGATGCCTTCCTTTATTAATTCAACTCCCGTTTCTGTTTGTTCTTTATAGAGTCTTAGTGAATTATGATTATGGTCAAGCAGGATTTCTCTGGTTACCCAGCCTTTCGGCCGCTGATCCCTATTATATTTTGCCTTTATTAATGGGATTTACAACCTTTTTGCAACAGAGAATGACTGTGCCAGTTGCCGGAGCAGAAGGTTCACAGCAAAATATGATCATGATGATTGTTATGCCAATATTCTTGGTGTTTATTAGTTGGAGTCTTCCTTCGGGAGTGCTCCTTTATTGGTTTGTTTCAAACCTATTCTATATTTTCCAGCAATATATGGTAAACATTAAAACCCCAAAACCAATAGTCTCAACAGTTACAAATCCAATAATTGAAGCCAACCCGAAAGATGCCGTAGACATTGTAGAAGAAAAGAAAGTTTCTTCCCGAGTTTCTTCTCCAGAAATCAAGAAAAAAGGGGGCAAGAAACATGCGAAGAAGCGTTGAAGTTTCTGGAAAGACTGTTGAAGAAATACTCGAAAGAGCTTCGCGCTATTTTGACGTACCAAAAGAAAACCTTTCCTATGAAGTGCTATCTGAAAGCCGAGGGTTTCTCGGAATACTGGTACCTCGTACGGTGAGAGTTCGAGTATGGGTTGAAAGCGACAATAATCAAACCGAAGAATCGGTACCTATTGGAGTAAATAAAGAAGAACCGGGAAATGAGTTTGCCAGAGAAAATTCTAATTTAACCTCAGAAAATTTAGAAGAAGAGAATTTTCAAGATTTGGAAAAAGCTCGGGAAGAAATACGAGAATTTTTCGAAAATCTTATCGAAAAAATGAACATTAATATTGAGTACCATGTTCGAGAAAATGGAAAAAAAGTATTCCTTGACATTGATGGTGAAGACTCTGGATTACTCATTGGAAAGCACGGAGAAACCTTAGAAGCCTTAGAATCATTCTTAAAAATTCTTCTGGTAAAAAATGGATACGCACATATTGGTTTGGATGTTGACGTATCAGGCTATAAGAAGCGTCGAGAAGAAACACTCACCAAGTTAGCATGTAAAATGGCTTCAAAAGTGATACAAGGTCGACGTCGATTTAAATTTGAACCGATGAATGCAAGAGAACGAAGAATTATTCATACCACACTTAAAGACCATCCGAGAGTTATAACTTATAGCATTGGTGAAGAACCAGAAAGAAGAGTTGTAGTCGATTTAAAAAATGAAAAAAGAAAAGAATCAAATCAAAGAAAGCATCCAACGACAAGAAAGAAACCAAGAAATTAGAGAGACTATTGTTGCAGC harbors:
- the yidC gene encoding Membrane protein insertase YidC — encoded protein: MWTQIWNGLAAAMEWILRLFYGWTHNYGISIILLTAVIRIALYPVIHKQNLSTRAMQELQPEIKKLQEKHKSDPQKLNQEIMSLYKEKGVSPLGGCLPLLIQLPFLFVLYRVLVNYDYGQAGFLWLPSLSAADPYYILPLLMGFTTFLQQRMTVPVAGAEGSQQNMIMMIVMPIFLVFISWSLPSGVLLYWFVSNLFYIFQQYMVNIKTPKPIVSTVTNPIIEANPKDAVDIVEEKKVSSRVSSPEIKKKGGKKHAKKR
- a CDS encoding ribonuclease P → METITSSKDFKHIFKNGKKIDCGPIRLWYLEKKVAKMRICFIGRSKKAVYRNRIRRRLKEGFRVYFYPFLCDSTYDLILMSDERLINADFREIIRWMRELLEKSSVANGAVFGSEN
- a CDS encoding R3H domain protein, which codes for MRRSVEVSGKTVEEILERASRYFDVPKENLSYEVLSESRGFLGILVPRTVRVRVWVESDNNQTEESVPIGVNKEEPGNEFARENSNLTSENLEEENFQDLEKAREEIREFFENLIEKMNINIEYHVRENGKKVFLDIDGEDSGLLIGKHGETLEALESFLKILLVKNGYAHIGLDVDVSGYKKRREETLTKLACKMASKVIQGRRRFKFEPMNARERRIIHTTLKDHPRVITYSIGEEPERRVVVDLKNEKRKESNQRKHPTTRKKPRN
- a CDS encoding putative membrane protein insertion efficiency factor, with the translated sequence MVVKIRDFLVNVIDRILNFYQIFISPSLPSSCRFEPTCSQYARDAIRKYGVLKGGIMALWRILRCHPYSRGGYDPVQ